In Candidatus Syntrophosphaera sp., a single genomic region encodes these proteins:
- a CDS encoding ribonuclease Z produces the protein MRFILLGTGSGLPEQGSHLSSLYVNSEGKHLLFDCGEGTSWQLLRHGLAGDVLDAIFISHYHPDHVSGLFMVLQMLYLQKRQKPLQLFLPERPGGMMETFQFFYTFPQRFPFPLQILDCREAELHHDDVTIALTDHLRGYEEFIAASQLANQMNSYAFRISSPAGDLAYTSDIATTDCIQLFLRDCHTVIVDALHPEPAQIFKLSYAGITRILLTHGISESLQAQLAENPQELMQPALEDNIYSIP, from the coding sequence ATGAGATTCATCCTTCTGGGAACAGGTTCCGGATTGCCGGAACAGGGCAGCCATCTGAGCAGCCTGTATGTGAACAGCGAAGGCAAGCACCTGCTGTTCGATTGCGGCGAGGGAACCTCATGGCAGTTGCTCAGGCACGGCCTGGCCGGAGATGTTTTGGACGCTATATTCATCAGCCATTATCATCCCGACCATGTGTCCGGATTGTTCATGGTTTTGCAGATGCTCTACCTGCAGAAAAGGCAGAAACCGCTCCAGCTCTTTCTTCCCGAGCGACCGGGCGGGATGATGGAAACCTTCCAGTTTTTCTACACCTTTCCCCAACGCTTCCCTTTCCCGCTGCAGATCCTGGATTGCCGCGAAGCCGAGCTCCATCATGATGACGTGACCATCGCTCTGACAGACCATTTGCGCGGCTATGAAGAATTCATCGCGGCCAGTCAGCTCGCCAACCAGATGAATTCCTACGCCTTCCGGATCAGTTCTCCCGCTGGAGATCTGGCCTATACATCAGACATCGCCACCACAGACTGCATCCAGCTATTCCTGAGGGACTGCCACACGGTGATCGTCGACGCATTGCATCCTGAGCCCGCGCAGATCTTCAAGCTGAGCTATGCCGGGATAACGCGCATCCTGCTCACGCATGGGATCTCGGAATCCCTGCAAGCCCAGCTGGCGGAAAATCCCCAGGAACTCATGCAGCCAGCCCTGGAAGACAATATCTACAGCATTCCCTGA